Proteins encoded within one genomic window of Balneolaceae bacterium:
- a CDS encoding helix-turn-helix domain-containing protein: MKYKVIKSDDQYLEYADRLEELVSNGLDSQDAIDEYELLYLLIRDWDDKHNSVPEMDPVEFIKSLMEDKGLKQTDLVEVAGVGKSTISEILNYKKRMSKKVIRNLANHFKIQQEALNKSYRLEGEGMTYDYESNFSSINVGKEEGTAKTMSRSTKGLPIKTS; the protein is encoded by the coding sequence ATGAAATACAAAGTGATTAAAAGTGACGATCAGTATCTTGAATACGCTGATCGACTTGAGGAATTGGTGAGTAATGGCTTGGATAGTCAAGATGCAATTGATGAATATGAGTTACTCTACTTGTTGATTCGAGACTGGGATGATAAGCACAATTCAGTGCCAGAAATGGACCCTGTAGAGTTTATTAAATCGTTGATGGAAGATAAAGGTTTGAAGCAAACAGATTTAGTTGAAGTAGCGGGCGTAGGTAAAAGCACGATCTCAGAGATTCTCAATTACAAAAAGAGGATGTCGAAAAAGGTGATTCGAAATCTCGCCAACCACTTCAAGATTCAGCAAGAAGCCTTAAACAAATCATACCGGCTTGAAGGTGAGGGCATGACCTATGATTATGAGAGTAATTTTAGCTCTATAAACGTAGGAAAAGAAGAGGGCACAGCGAAGACTATGAGTAGATCGACAAAAGGATTACCAATAAAAACATCTTGA
- the acnA gene encoding aconitate hydratase AcnA — MTSKNPLSQTKVAFNTGSGEAHLYSLKKLEELGYGNISKLPFTIKILLEAVLREYDGFAITEDDIKLLANFNAKNPEGEIPFKPSRVVLQDFTGVPAVVDLAALRSAMKRMGGSPTSINPQVPVDLVIDHSVQVDMFGRDAALMFNVEKEMERNNERYQFLKWGKEAFDNFRVVPPGRGIVHQVNLEYLAKGVFTREEEDGSTVAYPDTLVGTDSHTTMINGLGILGWGVGGIEAEAAMLGQPISMLVPKVVGMKLTGALREGVTATDLTLTVTEMLRKHGVVGKFVEFYGDGISNMSLPDRATIANMSPEYGATMGFFPVDEESLRYMKRTGRDEELVDLVEHYTKAQGLFRTDDTADPDFSSTLELDLSTVETSLAGPKLPHDRIILSNMKNTFEKSLTSDDPTMGFSLTQEKLANKGIYKNGQEIEMKHGDVVIAAITSCTNTSNPSVMLGAGIVAKKAYERGLKVPEYVKTSLAPGSRVVTEYLKEAGLTEYMDNLGFNLVGYGCTTCIGNSGPLPEPVEAAVKEGDLIVAGVLSGNRNFEGRIHPYVKANYLASPPLVVAYALAGTVHIDLSNEPIGKDKDGNDVYLKEIWPTTEEIAEHLDSAIRPELFEKMYSDIFESETWEKIPVKGGELFEWDDKSTYIQEPPFFIGMGEEPEPIEPIKGARVLVKVGDSITTDHISPAGNIKEDSPAGKYLKEHGVEEKDFNSYGSRRGNDRVMTRGTFANVRFKNQLAPGKEGGFTKYHPTGEITTIFDASLKYKESDTPLVALAGTQYGTGSSRDWAAKGTDLLGVECVIAVSYERIHRSNLIQMGVLPLQFKEGDSADSLGLDGTETFDIHVDDDVKAGDEIKVTATKEDGTEIEFTTDCRIDTPVEVDYYRNGGILHKVLRDYVEEDKK; from the coding sequence ATGACATCCAAGAATCCACTATCGCAAACGAAAGTAGCATTTAATACAGGATCGGGGGAGGCTCACCTTTATAGTCTCAAAAAACTGGAAGAGCTTGGCTACGGCAACATCAGTAAACTGCCATTTACGATTAAGATTTTGTTGGAAGCTGTACTTCGGGAGTACGATGGCTTTGCAATTACAGAAGACGACATTAAGCTGTTGGCAAATTTTAATGCCAAGAATCCGGAAGGAGAGATTCCCTTCAAACCATCAAGAGTAGTTTTACAGGATTTTACCGGGGTTCCGGCTGTAGTTGATCTCGCCGCACTCCGATCTGCCATGAAACGAATGGGTGGAAGTCCAACATCCATTAACCCCCAGGTTCCTGTGGATTTAGTGATTGATCACTCCGTTCAGGTAGATATGTTTGGCCGCGATGCTGCCTTAATGTTTAACGTGGAAAAAGAGATGGAGCGTAACAACGAACGCTACCAATTTCTGAAGTGGGGTAAAGAAGCGTTTGATAATTTCCGTGTGGTTCCTCCGGGACGCGGAATTGTTCACCAGGTGAATCTTGAATACCTGGCGAAAGGAGTGTTTACGCGTGAGGAAGAGGATGGATCTACCGTTGCTTACCCGGATACACTGGTAGGTACTGATTCTCACACTACGATGATTAACGGCCTTGGAATTCTTGGCTGGGGTGTTGGCGGTATTGAAGCGGAAGCGGCGATGCTTGGACAGCCGATCTCCATGCTGGTGCCCAAAGTTGTAGGAATGAAACTGACGGGTGCTCTTCGCGAAGGAGTTACTGCAACAGACTTAACGTTGACAGTTACAGAGATGCTCCGTAAACACGGCGTGGTAGGTAAATTTGTAGAATTTTACGGCGATGGAATCAGTAATATGAGCTTGCCTGATCGGGCAACAATTGCAAACATGTCGCCGGAATACGGTGCTACGATGGGTTTCTTTCCGGTTGACGAAGAGTCTTTGCGATATATGAAACGTACAGGCCGGGATGAAGAACTTGTGGATTTAGTTGAACATTATACGAAGGCACAGGGACTTTTCAGAACGGATGATACGGCTGATCCTGATTTTTCCTCAACTCTGGAACTGGATCTAAGTACAGTTGAAACTTCGCTTGCAGGACCAAAATTGCCTCACGACAGGATTATTCTCAGTAATATGAAGAATACTTTTGAAAAGTCGTTGACCAGTGATGATCCAACAATGGGTTTTAGCCTTACGCAGGAAAAACTGGCAAATAAAGGGATCTATAAGAATGGCCAGGAGATCGAGATGAAACATGGTGACGTGGTGATTGCTGCGATCACAAGTTGTACAAATACATCGAATCCAAGTGTGATGCTGGGTGCGGGTATTGTAGCTAAAAAAGCATATGAACGAGGATTGAAAGTTCCTGAGTATGTAAAAACCTCTCTGGCCCCCGGATCTCGTGTGGTAACTGAGTATCTGAAAGAAGCGGGTCTTACTGAGTATATGGACAATCTCGGTTTTAACCTCGTTGGATATGGCTGCACCACATGTATAGGGAATTCGGGACCTCTTCCTGAACCGGTAGAAGCAGCTGTGAAGGAAGGAGATCTGATTGTGGCCGGTGTTCTTTCCGGAAATCGTAACTTCGAGGGAAGAATTCACCCATACGTGAAAGCAAATTATCTGGCATCACCACCGTTGGTTGTGGCTTATGCTTTGGCGGGAACGGTCCATATTGATCTTTCTAATGAGCCGATCGGAAAAGATAAAGACGGCAACGATGTATATTTGAAAGAGATCTGGCCTACAACGGAAGAGATTGCTGAACACCTGGACAGTGCTATTCGTCCGGAGCTGTTTGAGAAGATGTACAGCGATATTTTTGAATCTGAAACCTGGGAGAAAATTCCAGTGAAAGGCGGTGAACTGTTCGAGTGGGATGATAAATCCACTTATATCCAGGAACCCCCCTTCTTTATTGGAATGGGTGAAGAACCTGAACCTATTGAGCCTATAAAAGGTGCCAGAGTGTTGGTTAAAGTGGGCGATTCTATTACAACAGACCATATATCTCCGGCCGGAAATATCAAAGAAGATTCTCCCGCCGGAAAGTATTTGAAAGAGCATGGGGTTGAGGAAAAAGACTTTAACTCTTACGGCTCACGTCGTGGCAATGACCGTGTAATGACCCGCGGTACATTTGCAAATGTACGTTTCAAAAACCAACTGGCCCCCGGAAAAGAGGGTGGCTTCACGAAATACCATCCGACAGGTGAGATCACGACGATCTTTGATGCTTCTTTGAAATATAAAGAATCAGATACGCCGTTGGTTGCATTGGCCGGTACTCAGTATGGAACAGGCTCATCACGAGACTGGGCTGCCAAAGGTACTGATCTCTTAGGAGTAGAATGTGTCATTGCTGTTTCTTATGAGCGAATTCACCGTTCAAATCTGATCCAGATGGGCGTACT
- a CDS encoding type II toxin-antitoxin system HigB family toxin, with protein MRVHLIKEKTVLDYATKHATSAGAFERWVEIIKKADVNKPQDFVNLLGRKNVDILGKNSDRICFDVGGNDYRIICSYYFNDTIETVTLFVKWIGTHAEYDALNNQDKQYTVEKF; from the coding sequence ATGAGAGTACATCTGATTAAAGAAAAAACAGTACTGGATTATGCGACAAAACATGCTACATCAGCTGGTGCGTTTGAACGGTGGGTTGAAATAATAAAAAAGGCTGATGTAAACAAGCCACAAGATTTTGTAAACCTGCTTGGTCGGAAAAATGTAGATATACTGGGTAAGAATAGCGATCGTATCTGTTTTGATGTAGGCGGAAATGATTATAGGATCATTTGCTCCTATTACTTTAATGATACCATTGAAACGGTAACATTATTTGTAAAATGGATTGGTACTCACGCGGAGTATGATGCGTTAAACAATCAAGATAAACAGTATACAGTTGAAAAGTTTTAA